One genomic segment of Streptomyces sp. NBC_00239 includes these proteins:
- a CDS encoding aldo/keto reductase: MQTVTLNNGVKMPLLGFGVYRIPAEDTERAVSEALATGYRLLDTAAAYGNEEAVGRAIKSSGVPREELFVTTKLWVQEAPAQENTRRAFETSLTKLGLDHLDLYLMHQPFGDVYGQWRAMEALHREGAAKSIGVANFYPDRLIDLIINNEIAPQVNQIETHPFFQRADYQDLMREHTVQIQSWGGFAEGRNDLFTNPLLAGIGKQHGKSVAQVVLRWLTQRGVIAIPKSVRAERMAENFDVFDFELTDEQMAQIATLDSGRSLFFDHHDPEMVTRLAGHRLDS, translated from the coding sequence ATGCAGACCGTCACCCTCAACAACGGCGTCAAGATGCCGCTCCTCGGCTTCGGCGTCTACCGGATCCCCGCCGAGGACACCGAGCGCGCCGTCTCCGAAGCCCTGGCCACCGGCTACCGCCTGCTGGACACCGCCGCCGCCTACGGCAACGAAGAAGCCGTCGGCCGCGCCATCAAGTCCAGCGGCGTCCCGCGCGAGGAGCTGTTCGTCACCACCAAGCTGTGGGTCCAGGAGGCTCCCGCCCAGGAAAACACCCGCCGCGCGTTCGAGACGTCCCTGACCAAACTGGGCCTGGACCACCTCGACCTGTACCTGATGCACCAGCCCTTCGGCGACGTCTACGGCCAGTGGCGCGCCATGGAGGCGCTCCACCGCGAGGGCGCGGCGAAGTCGATCGGCGTCGCCAACTTCTACCCCGACCGGCTGATCGACCTGATCATCAACAACGAGATCGCCCCGCAGGTCAACCAGATCGAGACCCACCCCTTCTTCCAGCGCGCCGACTACCAGGACCTCATGCGCGAGCACACCGTGCAGATCCAGTCCTGGGGCGGGTTCGCCGAAGGCAGGAACGACCTGTTCACCAACCCCCTGCTCGCCGGGATCGGCAAGCAGCACGGCAAGTCCGTCGCCCAGGTCGTGCTGCGCTGGCTCACCCAGCGCGGCGTCATCGCCATCCCCAAGTCGGTGCGGGCCGAGCGCATGGCCGAGAACTTCGACGTCTTCGACTTCGAGCTCACCGACGAGCAGATGGCCCAGATCGCCACCCTCGACAGCGGCCGCTCCCTGTTCTTCGACCATCACGACCCCGAGATGGTCACCCGGCTCGCAGGACACCGCCTGGACAGCTGA
- a CDS encoding DUF3592 domain-containing protein yields the protein MSASQILLLFASVFTAAGSVIGVVASLKIRRVRFLLRQGATARGVVTRLEETRIAPASDAGSTSRSVGTTVYYPVITWSTGDGRAMETRTNIARPRDRTLPVGARVEVRYDRADPSRWILPAEGTAFWWLFSALGALFVAMGLGFALGGLA from the coding sequence GTGTCCGCTTCCCAGATCCTCTTGCTCTTCGCATCGGTCTTCACCGCCGCGGGGTCGGTCATCGGCGTCGTCGCCTCCCTCAAGATCCGACGCGTCCGGTTCCTGCTGAGGCAGGGCGCTACTGCGCGGGGCGTGGTGACCCGTCTTGAGGAGACCCGGATCGCGCCGGCCTCGGATGCCGGCAGCACCAGCCGGAGCGTCGGAACCACCGTGTACTACCCGGTCATCACCTGGAGCACGGGCGACGGCCGCGCAATGGAAACCAGGACGAACATCGCTCGACCCAGGGACAGGACCCTTCCCGTCGGTGCCCGCGTCGAGGTCCGATACGACCGGGCAGACCCGTCACGCTGGATCCTCCCGGCCGAGGGCACCGCCTTCTGGTGGCTGTTCAGCGCACTGGGTGCGTTGTTCGTCGCGATGGGGCTGGGGTTCGCCCTAGGGGGCCTGGCGTAA
- a CDS encoding toxin Doc: MELLVDFRWLLARQEDILTNDLTVNDLSVLVGMAARHRVDPPRLDHSHPDAFWRAAVFLEECVLLRPLPARNEAYGYGIALAYLEASGERVDETYDPWRDLINDIRTLHLDSYAIADRLRAMRQSR; encoded by the coding sequence GTGGAACTGCTCGTCGACTTCCGATGGCTCCTGGCCCGCCAGGAAGACATCCTCACCAACGACCTCACCGTCAACGACCTCAGCGTCCTCGTCGGCATGGCGGCCCGCCACCGCGTCGACCCGCCCCGCCTCGACCACAGCCACCCCGACGCGTTCTGGCGCGCCGCGGTCTTCCTGGAGGAGTGCGTACTCCTACGCCCCCTCCCCGCCCGCAACGAGGCGTACGGCTACGGCATCGCCCTCGCCTACCTGGAAGCCTCGGGCGAACGCGTCGACGAGACGTACGACCCCTGGCGCGACCTGATCAACGACATCCGCACCCTGCACCTGGACTCGTACGCGATCGCCGACCGCCTGCGCGCGATGCGGCAGAGCCGCTGA
- a CDS encoding response regulator transcription factor, whose protein sequence is MTIRIVIADDEALLRMAFGTVLEAQPDMAPVGEAADGAQAVRLARELRPDVVLMDVRMPGTDGIEATRQVVEVSPGSRVLILTTFDLDAYAFAALGAGASGFLLKNTRPEELLTAIRNVAAGDAVLSPRITRRLLEDFRPHLADGGTAVRDERLDRLSAREREVLVEVGRGLSNAEIAAVLYLAEATVKSHLGRILLKLELRDRIQAVVFAHENRLVPAA, encoded by the coding sequence ATGACGATCCGCATCGTGATCGCCGACGACGAGGCGCTGCTCCGGATGGCCTTCGGCACGGTCCTGGAGGCCCAGCCCGACATGGCGCCGGTCGGCGAGGCCGCGGACGGCGCCCAGGCCGTCCGCCTCGCCCGGGAGCTGCGGCCCGACGTCGTGCTGATGGACGTCCGGATGCCCGGGACGGACGGGATCGAGGCGACCCGGCAGGTCGTCGAGGTCTCCCCGGGGAGCAGGGTGCTGATCCTTACCACCTTCGACCTGGACGCGTACGCCTTCGCCGCGCTCGGCGCCGGGGCCTCGGGCTTCCTGCTGAAGAACACCCGGCCCGAGGAGCTGCTCACCGCGATCCGCAACGTCGCGGCGGGCGACGCGGTGCTCTCCCCGCGGATCACCCGGCGCCTGCTGGAGGACTTCCGTCCGCACCTGGCCGACGGGGGCACCGCCGTCCGCGACGAGCGGCTGGACCGGCTCAGCGCCCGGGAGCGCGAGGTGCTCGTCGAGGTCGGTCGCGGCCTGTCCAACGCCGAGATCGCGGCCGTCCTGTACCTCGCGGAGGCGACCGTGAAGTCCCATCTGGGGCGGATCCTGCTCAAGCTGGAACTCCGCGACCGGATCCAGGCCGTGGTCTTCGCCCACGAGAACCGCCTGGTCCCCGCGGCCTGA
- a CDS encoding antitoxin MazE7, with product MVDTSVKIGDVTRDKLKAVADGAGMSMKGYLARVASEKEHEQALETATAAFRRVLGVPGILDRFDADFGGVPRAAGRQTPRAA from the coding sequence GTGGTAGATACCAGCGTCAAGATCGGCGACGTGACCAGGGACAAGCTGAAGGCCGTGGCCGACGGGGCGGGCATGTCCATGAAGGGTTACCTCGCCCGTGTGGCCTCGGAGAAGGAGCACGAGCAGGCGCTCGAGACCGCCACCGCGGCCTTCCGTCGCGTCCTCGGTGTACCCGGGATCCTGGATCGCTTCGACGCCGACTTCGGGGGCGTGCCCCGCGCCGCCGGCCGCCAGACCCCCCGGGCGGCCTGA
- a CDS encoding MerR family transcriptional regulator: protein MDRKNLLPIGQFSQASGLSVTALRHYDAGGVLVPAFVDPVSGYRYFRRDQVRTAQSIRALRQLDIPVEEVRRLLGGGEEQLIAAVQSHLRASERRLDVQRSLVHSLLSRLTEGAEMTHRVTVRQGAAERILVRGATLDNSGLDAFLRGAYQEMYEVAGRGPLTFTGPAFVRFHGVCDDETETLVEACLPFWKDGAQPMDLPEGMIVRELPESTLACTEVEGAAAAFPQILGAYDAVANWITEHGFAFAGPVRMVYRRWTGTADAPGNRMEIAWPIDESTAA from the coding sequence GTGGACAGGAAAAATCTGCTGCCGATCGGGCAGTTCTCGCAGGCCAGCGGCCTCTCGGTCACCGCGCTTCGGCATTACGACGCCGGTGGCGTGCTGGTGCCGGCGTTCGTCGATCCGGTGAGCGGCTACCGGTACTTCCGGCGTGACCAGGTGCGTACGGCGCAGTCGATCAGGGCGTTGCGGCAGTTGGACATCCCGGTCGAGGAGGTGCGCCGACTGCTCGGCGGCGGCGAGGAGCAGCTGATCGCCGCTGTGCAGTCCCATCTGCGGGCATCCGAACGGCGGCTGGACGTACAGCGTTCCTTGGTCCACAGCCTGTTGAGCCGACTGACCGAAGGAGCAGAGATGACCCACCGCGTCACCGTCCGCCAGGGCGCCGCCGAACGGATCCTCGTCCGCGGGGCGACCCTGGACAACTCCGGGCTTGACGCCTTCCTCCGCGGTGCCTACCAGGAGATGTACGAGGTTGCGGGCCGCGGCCCCCTCACCTTCACCGGGCCTGCCTTCGTCCGCTTCCACGGAGTGTGCGACGACGAGACGGAGACGCTCGTCGAGGCGTGCCTGCCGTTCTGGAAGGACGGCGCGCAGCCCATGGACCTGCCCGAGGGCATGATCGTGCGCGAGCTGCCCGAGAGCACCCTCGCCTGCACGGAGGTTGAGGGAGCGGCCGCCGCGTTCCCGCAGATTCTCGGCGCGTACGATGCCGTCGCCAACTGGATCACCGAGCACGGCTTCGCCTTCGCGGGCCCGGTCCGGATGGTCTACCGCCGGTGGACTGGGACAGCGGACGCCCCGGGCAACCGTATGGAGATCGCCTGGCCGATAGACGAGTCCACCGCCGCGTAG
- a CDS encoding alpha/beta hydrolase family protein: MRRRGPGAEHGRVTETIPGLFLSLPEVLVLLGAVALLVARWLPPAARRPVTFAAVSVLVPSAIVLGIVGIRWQMLPVLAGAAVTSAFALPPLLRHGAGRPARRARWWLALPGSLACAGLIATGPVAAWAFPVPVFPEPTGDFAVGTRVVQWTDPLRPESFTSDPDDRRTVVVQLWYPAQKSPAGVPRAQYLGRTEDEARTVSEALAGGVGLPGFLVDGLPRARSRAVVDAPVAGGGERFPVVLFSPGSGGVRTQNTAWAEELASHGYLVAALDHPYDSTVVVLADGRTIRATTASSGDRDRDEELAAGWTAVRAADLGFVLTQLERLDRGETADPLTGRLDTGRAAVTGHSLGGAAALQAARQDRRFDAVVDLDGYPHGPTAPALEQPALALTQEITAGTDPRYLPRLTEALEHSTATSYRLTVPGAGHLTFMDGPLYLPPVPSIVGTLGRTESPRVVAAATLAFLDATLRGRPGDPADTLRAYGTVSSSGARGTATPTP, from the coding sequence ATGCGGCGGCGCGGGCCCGGCGCCGAGCATGGCCGGGTGACCGAAACCATCCCGGGGCTGTTCCTGTCCCTTCCGGAAGTCCTCGTCCTGCTGGGCGCCGTCGCGCTGCTGGTGGCGCGCTGGCTCCCCCCGGCCGCCCGCCGGCCCGTCACCTTCGCTGCCGTGTCAGTCCTCGTACCGTCGGCGATCGTGCTGGGCATCGTGGGGATCCGCTGGCAGATGCTGCCGGTCCTGGCCGGCGCCGCCGTCACCTCGGCGTTCGCCCTCCCGCCCCTGCTGCGGCACGGTGCAGGCCGACCGGCGCGGCGGGCCCGCTGGTGGCTGGCCCTGCCGGGATCGCTGGCCTGCGCCGGCCTGATCGCCACCGGCCCGGTGGCCGCCTGGGCCTTCCCCGTCCCCGTCTTCCCCGAGCCGACGGGCGACTTCGCGGTCGGCACCCGGGTGGTGCAGTGGACCGACCCGCTCCGCCCCGAGAGCTTCACCTCCGATCCGGACGACCGGCGCACGGTCGTGGTCCAGCTCTGGTACCCGGCGCAGAAGAGCCCCGCGGGCGTCCCCCGGGCCCAGTACCTGGGGCGCACGGAAGACGAGGCGCGGACCGTCTCCGAGGCCCTCGCCGGCGGAGTCGGCCTGCCCGGATTCCTGGTCGACGGGCTCCCGAGGGCCCGCAGCCGCGCGGTCGTCGACGCCCCGGTGGCCGGCGGGGGAGAGCGGTTCCCGGTCGTCCTCTTCTCCCCGGGGTCGGGCGGAGTGCGGACCCAGAACACCGCCTGGGCGGAGGAGCTGGCCAGCCACGGCTACCTGGTCGCCGCCCTCGACCACCCGTACGACTCCACCGTCGTCGTCCTCGCCGACGGCCGCACGATCCGCGCCACCACCGCCTCCTCCGGGGACCGCGACAGGGACGAGGAGCTGGCCGCCGGCTGGACCGCCGTCCGGGCCGCCGACCTCGGCTTCGTCCTCACCCAGCTGGAGCGACTGGACCGCGGTGAGACCGCCGACCCGCTGACCGGACGCCTGGACACCGGCCGCGCCGCGGTTACCGGCCACTCCCTGGGCGGAGCCGCCGCCCTGCAGGCGGCCCGGCAGGACCGCCGGTTCGACGCCGTCGTCGACCTGGACGGCTACCCCCACGGCCCCACGGCGCCGGCCCTCGAGCAGCCGGCGCTCGCGCTCACCCAGGAGATCACCGCCGGCACCGACCCGCGCTACCTGCCCCGGCTCACCGAGGCCCTCGAGCACAGCACCGCGACGAGCTACCGGCTCACCGTCCCCGGCGCCGGGCACCTCACCTTCATGGACGGCCCGCTCTACCTGCCGCCGGTGCCCTCGATCGTCGGCACCCTGGGCCGCACCGAGAGCCCGCGCGTCGTCGCCGCGGCCACCCTCGCCTTTCTGGACGCCACCCTGCGAGGCCGCCCCGGCGACCCGGCCGACACCCTCCGGGCCTACGGCACGGTCTCATCATCAGGGGCTCGGGGAACTGCGACGCCTACCCCGTGA
- a CDS encoding two-component response regulator codes for MARQMPVCGYTVRDHLKSVFAKTATNNRSMLLARALGT; via the coding sequence GTGGCCCGCCAGATGCCGGTCTGCGGGTACACCGTGCGGGACCACCTCAAGTCGGTGTTCGCCAAGACCGCGACGAACAACCGCAGCATGCTGCTGGCCCGCGCACTCGGAACGTGA
- a CDS encoding SRPBCC family protein encodes MAVRHQLIRRPPRSVWAVLADPTLYGEWVVGPSESTPLDQSWPEVGSRLRYTVRLGPWSTEGVTTVRHRELGKELELEASFKALGTARIFLQLRPWGAETLVICDEHPLRGLGGALHNPVTETALQLRHRGMLARLAKVVEQRPAEVLRA; translated from the coding sequence GTGGCCGTCCGTCATCAACTCATCCGGCGCCCCCCTCGAAGTGTGTGGGCCGTACTCGCCGACCCGACCCTGTACGGAGAGTGGGTAGTGGGCCCGTCCGAGTCCACACCGCTCGATCAGAGCTGGCCGGAGGTCGGATCCCGGCTCCGGTACACCGTACGGCTGGGCCCTTGGTCGACCGAAGGGGTGACGACCGTCCGCCACAGGGAACTCGGCAAGGAGCTGGAGCTGGAGGCGTCGTTCAAGGCCCTGGGCACCGCGAGGATCTTCCTCCAGCTCCGTCCGTGGGGCGCGGAGACCCTCGTCATCTGCGACGAGCACCCCCTGCGCGGCCTGGGAGGGGCCCTGCACAACCCCGTCACCGAAACGGCCCTCCAGCTCCGGCACCGGGGCATGTTGGCCCGCTTGGCCAAGGTCGTGGAACAGCGGCCCGCCGAGGTGCTCCGTGCCTGA
- a CDS encoding plasmid stabilization protein, protein MPRGSSPKRERQYEHIKESGEKRGMSEGRAKEMASRTVNKERARSGESKTASRSSTQGKSASQRGGEKSRGGGSSVERTKDDLYQEAKKRSIEGRSTMTKQQLKNALSH, encoded by the coding sequence ATGCCCCGAGGTTCCAGCCCCAAGCGCGAGCGTCAATACGAACACATCAAGGAGTCGGGCGAGAAGCGCGGCATGTCGGAGGGCCGCGCGAAGGAGATGGCCTCCCGCACGGTGAACAAGGAACGTGCCCGTTCCGGGGAGAGCAAGACCGCGAGCCGCAGTTCCACCCAGGGCAAGTCTGCCTCGCAACGCGGCGGCGAGAAGTCCCGTGGGGGCGGCAGCTCCGTCGAACGCACCAAGGACGACCTCTACCAGGAGGCGAAGAAGCGCAGCATCGAGGGTCGCTCCACGATGACCAAGCAGCAGCTCAAGAACGCCCTCAGCCACTGA
- a CDS encoding nuclear transport factor 2 family protein: MITPESVVERQLAAYNSHDLEAFAATYAPDVCITRRSNDRLLGRDAVREAYADQFAAGRCRAEIVGRLTEGDWVVDHEIAHGITDDPLRVLVAYRVRDGLIDRVDFLG, from the coding sequence GTGATCACCCCAGAGAGCGTCGTCGAACGCCAGCTCGCCGCCTACAACAGCCATGACCTCGAGGCCTTCGCGGCGACGTACGCCCCCGACGTCTGCATCACCCGCCGCAGCAACGACCGCCTGCTCGGGCGCGACGCCGTGCGGGAGGCATACGCCGACCAGTTCGCCGCGGGCCGCTGCCGGGCCGAGATCGTCGGCCGACTCACCGAGGGCGACTGGGTGGTGGACCACGAGATCGCCCACGGCATCACGGACGACCCCCTCCGCGTGCTGGTCGCCTACCGGGTCCGCGACGGTCTGATCGACCGCGTCGACTTCCTCGGCTGA
- a CDS encoding alpha/beta hydrolase, which produces MTTVSPAARRASAVGLTLAACLMSSPVLATAAGTPAQDSSGAGLDRYYRQHLGWGSCIEGPDDTTGRDLDRAGVQCADVTVPLDYADPRGRTITVAISRLKATDTRHRIGAILLNNGGPGGPALQSPPQARASMKGVGARYDIVGFDPRFIGRSTALDCGLPVGMTWLSAGTGRAGFDRQVALQKSLADKCRATDAAVLPHITTRNTARDMDVIRGALGERKISFLGYSYGTYLGTVYTQMFPGRHDRMVLDGAINPSDYRPRLLKGTERENEKALSDWAAWAAEHHDTYGLGRSRAEVLSAVDRIVAAAARGPLTIGAGADAFRIDESQVPLLLFSGIADDTVPARASFGELISVLANAAEGRPTTVPPMLVPELRYVLRGEGEPTGAQSAVICGDVAAPRDPELYWRDIERNRTAHPLFGALTNNINPCAFWDSPREEPTRVRRDAPALIVAATGDPRTTYKGSVELHKQLPSSRLVTLEGANRHALFGHYGNACVDDQVNRYLATGKLPARDRTCVKQAG; this is translated from the coding sequence GTGACCACTGTCAGCCCCGCCGCACGCCGCGCCTCGGCCGTGGGCCTCACCCTCGCCGCCTGCCTCATGTCCTCCCCCGTCCTGGCCACGGCCGCCGGGACGCCCGCGCAGGACAGCTCCGGGGCCGGACTGGACCGGTACTACCGCCAGCACCTCGGCTGGGGCAGCTGCATCGAGGGCCCCGACGACACCACGGGCCGCGATCTGGACCGGGCAGGTGTGCAGTGCGCGGACGTGACCGTGCCCCTGGACTACGCCGACCCCCGGGGGCGCACGATCACCGTGGCGATCTCCCGGCTCAAGGCCACCGACACCCGCCACCGCATCGGCGCGATCCTCCTCAACAACGGCGGTCCGGGCGGTCCCGCGCTCCAGTCCCCGCCGCAGGCCCGCGCGTCGATGAAGGGGGTCGGCGCGCGCTACGACATCGTCGGCTTCGACCCGCGCTTCATCGGGCGCAGCACCGCGCTGGACTGCGGCTTGCCCGTCGGCATGACCTGGCTGTCCGCCGGCACCGGCCGGGCGGGCTTCGACCGCCAGGTCGCCCTGCAGAAGAGCCTGGCCGACAAGTGCCGGGCCACCGACGCCGCGGTGCTCCCGCACATCACCACCCGCAACACGGCCCGCGACATGGACGTCATCCGCGGCGCGCTCGGCGAGCGGAAGATCTCCTTCCTGGGCTACTCGTACGGCACCTACCTGGGCACGGTCTACACGCAGATGTTCCCCGGCCGCCACGACCGGATGGTGCTGGACGGGGCGATCAACCCGAGCGACTACCGCCCCCGGCTGCTGAAGGGCACCGAGCGCGAGAACGAGAAGGCGCTGTCCGACTGGGCCGCCTGGGCCGCGGAGCACCACGACACCTACGGCCTCGGCCGCAGCCGCGCCGAGGTGCTCTCCGCCGTCGACCGCATCGTCGCGGCGGCCGCGCGCGGTCCGCTGACCATCGGCGCCGGCGCCGATGCCTTCCGGATCGACGAGAGCCAGGTGCCGCTCCTTCTCTTCTCTGGCATCGCGGACGACACCGTCCCGGCGCGGGCGTCGTTCGGCGAGCTGATTTCCGTACTGGCCAATGCCGCGGAGGGCCGGCCGACGACGGTGCCGCCGATGCTGGTCCCGGAGCTCCGGTACGTGCTGCGCGGTGAGGGCGAGCCCACCGGCGCGCAGTCCGCCGTCATCTGCGGGGACGTGGCCGCCCCGCGCGATCCCGAGCTCTACTGGCGGGACATCGAGCGCAACCGCACCGCGCACCCGCTGTTCGGCGCTCTGACCAACAACATCAACCCGTGCGCCTTCTGGGACTCGCCGCGCGAAGAGCCCACCCGGGTGCGGCGCGATGCCCCCGCCCTGATCGTCGCCGCCACCGGTGACCCCCGTACGACGTACAAGGGAAGCGTCGAGCTGCACAAGCAGCTGCCGAGCTCCAGGCTGGTGACCCTCGAGGGCGCCAACCGGCACGCCCTCTTCGGGCACTACGGCAACGCGTGCGTGGACGACCAGGTCAACCGGTACCTGGCCACCGGCAAGCTGCCGGCGAGGGACCGGACCTGCGTCAAGCAGGCGGGGTAG
- a CDS encoding DUF5133 domain-containing protein, with product MLMAHPAVLPGLVDRYWALSVLDAAEGGSPVHREIEAVERALCVATGTTDVHAALIAARHHLPGAGTLDDSVLGSA from the coding sequence ATGTTGATGGCTCACCCGGCCGTGCTCCCCGGCCTCGTCGACCGCTACTGGGCGCTGTCCGTGCTCGACGCCGCTGAAGGCGGATCGCCCGTGCACAGGGAGATCGAGGCCGTCGAGCGGGCGCTCTGCGTGGCCACCGGCACGACGGACGTGCACGCCGCCCTCATTGCCGCCCGCCACCACCTGCCCGGCGCGGGTACCCTCGACGACTCCGTGCTCGGCTCCGCCTGA
- a CDS encoding sensor histidine kinase → MRHRDRVPPLVWDSVLPALLLLNVVTTYPARELPVAAALTIALALPLVWRRRAPLAVFAAVVAAAFVQWLADVQLPADIALLVALYTAAAHAGRRGTLLAAAVVEGGAVLACLRWASDGAFLTPFVALSATVVAAAVLGVNVRTGRAYLAAVQERAERLALHQEQQARLAVAEERARITREMHDIVTHNLSVMVALTDAAVYAQHRSPDRATTAMLQISETGRQALTDMRRSLGVLRADEPDAERHPLPGIAQLKALADQMAAAGLPTGLEVRGGHAHVPATAQLTVYRLVQEALTNTLKHTPAGTRATVLVECSAGSVGVEVTDSGPRPALPAAAPPGHGIPGMRERAAAYGGTLRAGPLPSGGWGVRTRLLLNSVGTGAV, encoded by the coding sequence GTGCGTCACCGGGACCGGGTACCGCCCCTGGTGTGGGACTCGGTGCTGCCGGCGCTGCTCCTGCTCAACGTCGTGACCACGTACCCGGCCCGGGAGCTGCCGGTGGCGGCGGCGCTCACCATCGCCCTGGCGCTGCCCCTGGTGTGGCGGCGCCGGGCCCCGCTCGCGGTGTTCGCCGCCGTGGTGGCCGCGGCCTTCGTCCAGTGGCTGGCGGACGTCCAACTGCCCGCGGACATCGCCCTGCTGGTGGCCCTGTACACGGCGGCCGCGCACGCGGGCCGGCGCGGCACGCTGCTCGCCGCCGCCGTCGTGGAGGGCGGGGCCGTGCTGGCCTGCCTGCGCTGGGCATCGGACGGCGCGTTCCTGACCCCGTTCGTCGCGCTCTCCGCGACGGTGGTCGCCGCCGCCGTCCTCGGGGTGAACGTGCGGACCGGCCGGGCCTACCTCGCCGCCGTGCAGGAGCGGGCCGAACGGCTGGCCCTGCACCAGGAGCAGCAGGCGCGGCTGGCCGTCGCCGAGGAGCGGGCCCGGATCACCCGCGAGATGCACGACATCGTGACCCACAACCTGTCCGTCATGGTCGCGCTCACCGACGCCGCCGTCTACGCGCAGCACAGGTCCCCGGACCGGGCCACCACCGCGATGCTGCAGATCTCCGAGACGGGCCGGCAGGCCCTCACCGACATGCGGCGCTCGTTGGGCGTCCTGCGGGCCGACGAGCCGGACGCCGAGCGGCACCCGCTGCCCGGCATCGCCCAGCTGAAGGCGCTCGCCGACCAGATGGCCGCCGCCGGGCTGCCGACCGGCCTGGAGGTCCGCGGCGGTCACGCCCATGTGCCGGCCACCGCCCAACTGACCGTCTACCGCCTGGTGCAGGAAGCGTTGACCAACACCCTCAAGCACACCCCCGCCGGCACCCGCGCGACGGTCCTGGTCGAGTGCTCGGCCGGGAGCGTCGGTGTGGAGGTCACCGACAGCGGCCCCCGGCCGGCGCTTCCCGCCGCCGCACCGCCGGGCCACGGCATCCCCGGCATGCGCGAGCGCGCGGCCGCCTACGGGGGGACGCTGCGGGCCGGACCGCTTCCGAGCGGCGGCTGGGGCGTGCGGACCCGGCTCCTGCTCAACAGCGTCGGGACGGGCGCCGTATGA
- a CDS encoding glutamate--cysteine ligase yields MRSVGVEEELLLVDVDSGAPLAVSGAVLAAADRSAWQRPGTSGRRDHEFEKELQKEQLEFATKPVTEMGELQDEIVRIRREAAHHAASAGAVVAAVATSPLHVKPSLNVGRRYRWLGEQFGLTAQEQLTCGCHVHVSVASDEEGVAVLDRIRPWMAVLMAMSANSPFWQGEDSGYGSYRSRVWNRWPSAGPVDVFGSADRYHEQVRAMIDTGVLRDEGMIYFDARLSATYPTVEVRVADVCLDASTPVLLAALIRGLVETAARAWQDGLPPARVGTGLLRLASWRAGRSGLDGPLLHPETMRETSAEDAVEALYQHVREALRDQGDDERVREGIAHLHERGNGARTQRRLHADGQELASVVTRCAELTIKP; encoded by the coding sequence ATGCGAAGCGTAGGCGTGGAAGAAGAGCTGCTGCTCGTGGACGTGGACAGTGGTGCCCCTCTCGCTGTGTCGGGGGCGGTGCTGGCGGCCGCGGATCGCTCGGCCTGGCAGCGCCCCGGCACGAGCGGTCGGCGGGACCACGAGTTCGAGAAGGAACTGCAAAAGGAGCAGTTGGAGTTCGCCACGAAACCCGTCACCGAGATGGGTGAGCTCCAGGACGAGATCGTCCGCATCCGCCGCGAGGCGGCTCACCACGCGGCGAGTGCCGGAGCCGTGGTGGCGGCGGTCGCGACCTCCCCGCTGCACGTCAAGCCGTCGTTGAACGTCGGACGACGCTACCGCTGGCTGGGCGAGCAGTTCGGACTGACCGCGCAGGAGCAGCTGACCTGCGGGTGCCACGTCCACGTGTCGGTCGCGTCGGACGAGGAGGGCGTCGCGGTACTGGACCGCATCAGGCCCTGGATGGCCGTCCTGATGGCGATGAGCGCGAACTCGCCCTTCTGGCAGGGCGAGGACAGCGGGTACGGAAGCTACCGCAGCCGGGTGTGGAACCGGTGGCCGTCCGCCGGCCCCGTCGACGTCTTCGGCTCCGCCGACCGCTACCACGAGCAGGTCCGCGCGATGATCGACACCGGAGTTCTGCGCGACGAGGGCATGATCTACTTCGACGCCCGCCTGTCGGCCACCTACCCCACCGTGGAGGTCCGGGTCGCCGACGTCTGCCTGGACGCCTCCACGCCGGTCCTGCTCGCCGCCCTCATCCGCGGCCTGGTCGAGACGGCGGCGCGCGCCTGGCAGGACGGACTGCCTCCGGCCAGGGTCGGTACGGGTCTGCTGCGACTGGCGTCCTGGCGGGCCGGCCGTTCCGGTCTGGACGGACCTCTGCTGCACCCTGAAACCATGCGGGAGACGTCTGCTGAGGACGCAGTCGAGGCCCTGTACCAGCACGTGCGCGAGGCGCTGAGGGACCAGGGCGATGACGAGCGGGTCCGGGAGGGCATCGCGCACCTTCACGAACGGGGGAACGGCGCCCGCACGCAGCGCCGGCTGCACGCCGACGGGCAGGAACTCGCATCCGTTGTCACTCGGTGTGCGGAGTTGACGATCAAGCCCTGA